A stretch of DNA from Desmospora activa DSM 45169:
GATCGGCGATGATGTCCTGCGGAGTGGGTTTCATCAATTCCACCATCATGCGGATAATATGACGTGGCGTACGGAATTGGCCGTTGGTTCCGGATGTAGAAATTTTGGACAGCAGATACTCGTACAAATCCCCCATTGTATCCTTGTTCTGCGCCGGGAGCTCCGCCAGTATCTGATCGATCGCTGTCACCACCCGTTGCAGCAACTGAGAGGTAGGAATAATGAACACGGCGCTCTCTAGGTGGCGCGTAAAATTCTCCCCGCCCAGCGACTTCATGTGCGGAAATGCTTCATCCTTCACGATTCGGAACATTTCCTCAGCCCTCCGGTTGCGAAATCGGGACCAGCGAATGTGCTCCTGATTAGATTCGAAGATCGGATCTTCCACAGGTTTATCATCTAGGCGGGCTTTTCTCTCCATCGTGTTTTGCCGTTCATCCAGCTGTTTCATAAACAACAGATATGTAAATTGCTCAATCACAGACAGCGGGTTGGTAATCCCCCCGGTCCAAAACATCTCCCAAATCTTGTCCACACGGTTTCTGGCCTCTCCAGTGATCATGGCTGTCCTCCTGTTTCGTGTTTCAAATTCAACGATTGCGGATAAAAATATTATACCAAATCAGGTACGTCCAAAATGGGTAAACTTTTCGTTGACAACACTTTGTCCGACAAAAAAACCGGGAATCGACTTGGATCGATTCCCGGTTTTATTTTGATTTACATTTCCTCGATTAAAGCGCGAAGTGACTCCTTATTCTTTGCTTCTAACAACGATTGGCGGAAGGATTCATCCATCAATTTGCGCGACAGCGCTTGTAAGATTTTGAGATGTTCATCTCCCGCTTGTTCCGCCGGTACCGCAATCATAAAGACCAGCTTGGCCGGTTCCCCGTCAATGCTGTCCCAATCAACCCCGGCGCTACTCCGACCGAAGGCGACCCGCGCCTCCGAGACACCCACCGATTTCCCATGGGGGATGGCAATCCCAAAGCCGATACCGGTACTGCCGTGTTCCTCCCGTGCGTACAAGTCACGGTGAAACTGTTCTTTATCGGAAAGAACGCCCGAAGCATCCAATTTAGAGAGAAGCTCCTCCATCACCGTATCACGGGATTTCCCTTCCAATTCCAGCACCATCAGATCTTCCGTCAGCAGATCGGATAATTTCATCGATCAACATCCTCTCAACAATTCATTTTCAAAGAAAAACACTTTCTCTATTATACCGATTGACGGACTACAGATGAAACCCTACGTCTATTTGCCCCTTCCGTCAAGCCGAGTCGCATTCCTATGACTACTTCCCCTCATTCTCCCGCTATTTACGCAGGTTTTAACTTAATCCACATAAAACAAGGGTTCTCAAGATAAATCCTTCGTTTACAATAGAAGAGGAGCATTACTACCAAAGGAGGATTTGGAAGCGATTTGGAACCACAACACACAGCGGAAACCACCACACAACCCTTCACCGATCGGATTAACCGGTTTGTATCCCATCCCCGATTTACAACGACAATCCTGAGCTTGATCCTGCTCAATGCCGTTCTGTTGGGATTGGAAACCTACCCAGCCATATATCAACCGTACCAAGCGCTGTTCCACGGAGTCGATCAGTTACTCTTGTGGATTTTTACCTTGGAAATCATCCTAAAAATGATAGCGGTGCGCCGGTGGTACCAATTTTTCCGTGATCCTTGGAATCTGTTCGATCTGCTCATCATCACGAGCAGCCACCTGTTGGCGGATGCGCAGTTTGTCGTTGTCCTGCGGATTCTGCGCGTATTGCGCATATTGCGAACGGTCTCCGTTCTGCCCGCCCTGCGCCGTCTAGTAAAAACATTGCTGGCCACGATTCCATCTCTTGGAAACATCGGCATCCTGCTCGGGATTATCTTTTATATTTTTGGTGTCATGGGTACCATTTTATTCCGGGATGTCGCTCCCCAATATTTTGGGTCCCTTCATCTGTCCCTCCTCTCCCTCTTTCAAATCGTCACCTTGGAATCCTGGGCCAGTGGCATTATGTGGCCAATCCAGGCAGAAAAACCGTGGGCGTGGATCTATTTTGTCAGTTTTGTCTTGGTCGGCACCTTTGTCGTCCTCAATCTGTTTATTGGGGTTATCGTCAATAAAGTGGAAAAAATAGCGGCGGAAGAGGAAGAACTGGAGCAACTGCGAGAGGAAGCGAAACTGCAAGATGAGGTTCGTCACTTGCGGGATGAAATTTTGTCCCTAAAAACAATGGTGGCACAACAGCAGCAAACACCACCAGAAGAAAAGAACAGCTCTGATCAAAAAGACGAATGAAGTATGTGCAGCAACTTGCCGATCTCCCTATAAGCTAGCAGTCGCGATCCACAAAAAAACACACAACAAACCCGGCATCGATCGATTGCCGGGCTTGCTTTTTATATGAACCCCTTGAGAAAGGTACATATCGTGGTATTCATCCGCGGTGATCAAACAAGGTGCGTGCCACCTTTTTGACCGTATCCATCGTTTCCTTTACCGCTTTCCTCTGATCGACCTCGTGGTATGCTTCCACCTGCCCATCTCCATCCATGTAGTAATGACAGAAAAAGAGGGCGAGGGCGATTGTAAAGGATAAGATTTTTAATTTGAATGTGGACACGGCCATCCCCTGCCTTAAAATCAGCGCTCATAACAATTATTCGTAAGCGCCTGCCTGTTTGTGTCCACTTTTTAACCGTTTTTCAGATAACGGATGGCCGTCTCCGCCATAATGGCAGCTCCTACTGGCAGACAACGTTCATCCACATCAAAAATTGGTGTATGCAACTCCCGGGAAACGCCGTCCGGCAAGGCACACCCCAGAAAAAACATGGCGCCTGCCACTTTGTCCGTCATATAGCTAAAATCTTCTCCCGCCATGCCAAAGGGTTCTTTCACCACATGAAAATCTGGATAGATGGTGCGAACGGTTTCCAGAATCCGTTGATTTACTTGGGGTTCATTGTATAAGACGGGCTCTCCCCGATCCACTTGAAAGTGAATCTCTCCCCCCAGCTGTCGAGCGAGGGTAAAGGCCCGTTCCACCTCTTCGATCAACTGCTCCCGTATCTGGGGATGATAACTGCGGATGGTTCCCTGCAAAAAAACCTCAGACGGAATCACATTGCTGGCTGTACCCGCATGAATCTGTCCTACACTGACCGCCGCCGGCTGCAACGGGGAGACGCGACGGGACACAATCCCATGTAGTGCCTGTAAAACCGGCACCATCAGAAACGTCGGATCAGTACCCCGATGGGGATAAGCGCCATGTCCTCCCGTTCCATAAATCGTCCCGTGGAAGGTATCTACACTAGCCATACTATATCCGTCATGGATCTGAATCGTGCCGACCGGCCACTCTGGCGCCATATGAAGGGCTAACGCCATATCCACATCTTCTAGTACGCCCGCTTCTACCATATGAACCGCGCCGCTCTTGCCATCCGCCCCTGTATATTCCTCCGCAGGCTGAAAGATGAACTTGATGTTTCCAGGACAGCGCCCTCCCTCAAACATCTCCCCCAAAATCCGAGCGACCCCCAATAAAATGGCGATATGTGCATCATGCCCGCAAGCGTGCATCACCCCCGGATTTTGTGAGCGATAACTGCGATCGGTCACTTCCTGAATCGGCAAGGCGTCCATATCTGCCCGTAAGGCGACAGTCGGTCCGTCACCGTTTCCCAGTCGGCCGACAACACCCGTTACTCCTACCTCTGTCTCCACCGTCATACCGGGAATACGAGCCAGTACCTCGGATACCAGCCGCGCTGTTTCAAATTCACGGA
This window harbors:
- a CDS encoding ion transporter, translating into MEPQHTAETTTQPFTDRINRFVSHPRFTTTILSLILLNAVLLGLETYPAIYQPYQALFHGVDQLLLWIFTLEIILKMIAVRRWYQFFRDPWNLFDLLIITSSHLLADAQFVVVLRILRVLRILRTVSVLPALRRLVKTLLATIPSLGNIGILLGIIFYIFGVMGTILFRDVAPQYFGSLHLSLLSLFQIVTLESWASGIMWPIQAEKPWAWIYFVSFVLVGTFVVLNLFIGVIVNKVEKIAAEEEELEQLREEAKLQDEVRHLRDEILSLKTMVAQQQQTPPEEKNSSDQKDE
- a CDS encoding PTS sugar transporter subunit IIA; the encoded protein is MKLSDLLTEDLMVLELEGKSRDTVMEELLSKLDASGVLSDKEQFHRDLYAREEHGSTGIGFGIAIPHGKSVGVSEARVAFGRSSAGVDWDSIDGEPAKLVFMIAVPAEQAGDEHLKILQALSRKLMDESFRQSLLEAKNKESLRALIEEM
- a CDS encoding M20 metallopeptidase family protein, producing MSGRSGEKLLRGTGETAKQAMDLLPQLVAWRRQIHAYPELSFREFETARLVSEVLARIPGMTVETEVGVTGVVGRLGNGDGPTVALRADMDALPIQEVTDRSYRSQNPGVMHACGHDAHIAILLGVARILGEMFEGGRCPGNIKFIFQPAEEYTGADGKSGAVHMVEAGVLEDVDMALALHMAPEWPVGTIQIHDGYSMASVDTFHGTIYGTGGHGAYPHRGTDPTFLMVPVLQALHGIVSRRVSPLQPAAVSVGQIHAGTASNVIPSEVFLQGTIRSYHPQIREQLIEEVERAFTLARQLGGEIHFQVDRGEPVLYNEPQVNQRILETVRTIYPDFHVVKEPFGMAGEDFSYMTDKVAGAMFFLGCALPDGVSRELHTPIFDVDERCLPVGAAIMAETAIRYLKNG